The Candidatus Campbellbacteria bacterium region TGGCGTGGTTTGGTATCATTTTTATCGCATTTGATACAGGCTAAAAACCTATGGACAACAATCTCAACACAAAAGAAGAAATAATGGAAGAACTTGAAAAACAGGGCGGAGAAATGAAAATAGGAATTAATAATAGTGAAAAGGAATCTATGGATAAATTTAGGGGGTTGCTTGATGAGTTAAACGATAAAATAACATATGATGAAGGACCTTATATGCATATAGGTATTGGTAATGTGAATGACCCAGAACGATTTCCAGCCATTACTGAATTTTTTATCAGAAGGATAAAATAAAAATATGGACCTTTGTTTTGAGATATTGATTATATGAAAAGAAAAATTTTAGACTCAATTTGTGTTATTAATGAAATATTAGAGAAAAATCCTTTTAAACCAGAAAGTTCGTCGGGAAGTTGGAAACACAACACCACAGAAATAAATAAAGAAATTAAAAGATTAGGACTTGAAAATAATATTATTTTTGAAAAAAATACTTTCACCATAAGAAATTTACACTTTAAAAGGGGAGGAGTACTTGCATTTAATAATAGTTATTTAATATCAATTCACTTTGAAAATAATATATTTGAGTGTGAGAAGGATGGTGCGGGTGTCAATATATCAGCAACTAATGCTCAAATTACATTTAAGAATAATTCTTTTAAAGAAAAGTTTCTTGAATTATTTATAGCTTCTATGGGTTGGCGAATTTCTTTTGTGAATAATTCTTTTAATAACTCATCATGTGGTATATTGACTGATCCATCTTTTTCTTCCAATGAAAAAAAACAAATTGGAAATATAAAAATTGACTCAATAGTTTTGAAGCATAATAAATTTGAAAGCTTTGATTTATATGCAGGTAGTGGAAAAATAATTAAAGAAGTTATAGGCAGAAAAAATACCTTCCATGATTTTGGTATAGACGATGTTTCTAAAATAGATTACATATCTTTTTCCACAGATAATAAATTTATCCTAGAAGGTAAAAGGGAATTAGAGATTGACAGACTAAGAAGGACATTCGCAAAACTGAAATCAAAAAGTATAGAATCCAATTTTACGATAGAGGCTAATGACTTTAATGCCATAGAACTGGATATTTATAGAAGAAATCCTAACCGTATAAAATTTGGAGATAAATTTTTATTATATATAGAGAAACATGTGAGCAACTTTAAAACTTCTTGGATTTCAGCAATGGTATGGCTTCTAATAGTTAATACTGTAATTTATATTATATTAATAATACTTTTGGGGGAGTTTCATATAAATCTTAATTTATGGTTTACGTCACTAGATCCACTTGTAAATTTAAATAGTTATCTAAAAGAAAAGGGCTATGAGCATTTTAATCGTGATTATATTTCCCATATTGACTTTATTAGAAGGATATTCATTTTATTCTTTGCATACGAAATAATAAAATCCTTTAGAAAGTTTTCTAGATAATTTGATATAATTAACCCATTGTGTAATAAAAACCAATTATATGAACCTTAAGAAAATCTTACAAAACACAAAACCGACATATCAAACCTGTCTTTCGTGGTTTGGGTCTATGTGGGTTACCATACAAAATTGCTCACATTGGATGCCAAATACCCTAAAGTTTTGGTTTATCCTAAAATGAAAGGGTCTGCCCAATTCTCTATCTTCTGCACTGTCTATCGCATTACGAATTTCACTTTTCATATGGCCCTTATCAATAGTTATGCCCCCATGCGCCCTATCCTTTGCCGCCCATTGTTTCCATGTTTGTCCATTTATTTCCTCCAACTTCTTAAAAATGAGTTTTAAATTGATGACAAGCTGTTTTTTATTGGTTTTATCATTTGCCTTAAAATATCTGAAACTAAACACAACCTTATCCTCGGTGTGACTAGGCAATACCTTACTACCAAAATCACCCATACCCTACTCTATACTAAACACATCTCTATAATAATTTTTTATAGACTCATTTGATATTGGAATATGTTTCTTTCCTTCTTCATAGACATCCTTCCATGGCTTGTGCTTGTGTGTTATATCAACAAGTTCTCTTGCAGAATATTTATCAAATATTTCTAAAGTTTTTTCCACTACCCATATAGTTTCTTCATTAAACTTATCAACATCACATTTTTCATTTGGTATCACACCTGCACCATTACTTTTGTATTCTTCGTAAACACTGTCTACGGCAGGTCCGTGCTTCCATGCCTCTATTGTTTCAGAAAATAGTGGTTTGTCATATCTTACTAATGATATAGCCTGAGCAAAGTATAGAAACTTAAGCAGTTTCATATTTGTTATATCGTTTAAATCTTGGTCTTTCTCATAAGATTTACAAATAAACAACCTTGCTATATCAACTGCACTTGCTTTGTTAGAAAGTGTGTCCATATTTATTAAATTATTATACACCAAAAGAGCAATAATCGCCAACAATCGTCATACAAACAGAGGGTATAAATATGTAGGGGAATAAGTAAAAATTGGGTTAATTTTTGATATTCTCTTTGATTTTACTGTGAAAAAATATGGACACATCATTGAACGACTCTCAAAAGAATAATATATAGCCTATTAGGGCAGAAAAATAAAAGAGGAAGGCTGAAAAATAGCACGGTTGCAATTTTTGGCGTGGTTTGGTATCCTTTAACCTATTGACTTGTCAATCTATGGGATGCTCCCTGTATTCTGATATAGAGAAGATTTCATACGATATTGCTTGTCATAATAAAAATCGCGAGAGTATGGCGAGAAAATCACTTATAACAAGAAACGAAAAAAGAATAAAGTTGGCGAAAAAATACGAGAAAAAGCGCAAAGCATTAAAGGCGGCTAATGATTACATTGGTCTACAAAAACTTCCAAAAAATGCTTCGCCTGTTCGTATTCGTAATCGTTGTTTCATAACCGGCAGGTCGCGGGGTTATCTTCGTGCTTTTGGAATTTCAAGGATATGTTTTCGCGAGGAAGCACGCAAGGGTAATCTCCCAGGAGTAAGAAAATCATCATGGTAGTTGATAAAGTTTCAGATTTAATAATCAGCATAAAGAACGCTGGGATGGTGAATAAAGATAATGTTGAGATTCAGTATTCAAAGTTCAAGCATCAGATAGCAAAGAAGTTGCATTCTTGCGGTTTTTTGGATTCTGTTGAGCACAAGTCAAAACCAAAGAGTAGGCTGATTATAAAATTGAGATACAACAAAAACGGACAGCACTGCATACATGATGTAAAAAGAATATCTCGCCCTTCTCATCGCGTGTATGGTGGGTCTAAAAAAATATTGCCTATAAAAACAGGTCGTGGCGTTACGCTTCTCTCTACTCCTAAGGGCATCCTCACAGACAGGGAGGCGAGGCGTGAGAATGTGGGTGGAGAGTTGCTTTTCTCAATCTGGTAATAAAATTCATTATGTCTCGTTTATCAAAAAAACCAACATCGCTACCACAAGGAGTATCAGCAGAATACAAGGATTTTACCTTGTCCGTAAAGGGTCCTAAGGGTGAGTTAAAAAGGCAATTCAAGGACAACGCAGATATTAAAATTGAGAATAATGAGGTATCGGTTTCAATCAAGACGAACTCTCCCAGAGTTTCCAGCGTGATGTCGGGCACTCTTGTGTCGCATATCCGCAATATGATCAAAGGGGTGACGGATGGTTTCTCAAAAAGATTGGTGATTGAAGGCGTGGGTTACAAAGCGGAAGCTCAGGGGGATAAACTAAAACTAATAGTTGGCTTGTCACATCCTGTTATGGT contains the following coding sequences:
- the rplF gene encoding 50S ribosomal protein L6, with amino-acid sequence MSRLSKKPTSLPQGVSAEYKDFTLSVKGPKGELKRQFKDNADIKIENNEVSVSIKTNSPRVSSVMSGTLVSHIRNMIKGVTDGFSKRLVIEGVGYKAEAQGDKLKLIVGLSHPVMVSIPSGIKVSIEKNVIIVEGMDKEMVGQFAADVCAVKKVEPYKGYGIRYEGAFVRRKQGKRATA
- the rpsN gene encoding 30S ribosomal protein S14, whose protein sequence is MARKSLITRNEKRIKLAKKYEKKRKALKAANDYIGLQKLPKNASPVRIRNRCFITGRSRGYLRAFGISRICFREEARKGNLPGVRKSSW
- the rpsH gene encoding 30S ribosomal protein S8 codes for the protein MVVDKVSDLIISIKNAGMVNKDNVEIQYSKFKHQIAKKLHSCGFLDSVEHKSKPKSRLIIKLRYNKNGQHCIHDVKRISRPSHRVYGGSKKILPIKTGRGVTLLSTPKGILTDREARRENVGGELLFSIW
- a CDS encoding DUF4065 domain-containing protein — translated: MDTLSNKASAVDIARLFICKSYEKDQDLNDITNMKLLKFLYFAQAISLVRYDKPLFSETIEAWKHGPAVDSVYEEYKSNGAGVIPNEKCDVDKFNEETIWVVEKTLEIFDKYSARELVDITHKHKPWKDVYEEGKKHIPISNESIKNYYRDVFSIE